The following are encoded in a window of Lagenorhynchus albirostris chromosome 3, mLagAlb1.1, whole genome shotgun sequence genomic DNA:
- the MRPL4 gene encoding large ribosomal subunit protein uL4m isoform X2, protein MLQLVRAGARAWLRPKGCRALAEEAVQPAEKPEPVASAGHRVPVLRRCELPVLAHRRPVQAWVESLRGYEQERLGLTELHPDVFSATPRLDILHQVTIWQKNFKRISYAKTKTRAEVRGGGRKPWPQKGSGRARHGSIRSPIWRGGGIAHGPRGPTSYYYMLPMKVRVQGLKVALTVKLAQDDLHIVDSLELPTADPQYLMELARYRRWGDSVLLVDLEHEDMPQNVVAAASGLKTFSLVPAIGLNVHSMLKHQTLVLTLPTVALLEEKLLWHDSRHTPLYPFRLPYRDFP, encoded by the exons ATGCTGCAGCTAGTCCGGGCAGGGGCGCGGGCCTGGCTTCGGCCCAAGGGCTGCCGG GCGCTGGCAGAAGAGGCAGTGCAGCCGGCGGAGAAACCAGAACCGGTGGCGAGCGCGG GTCATCGGGTGCCCGTGCTGCGCAGGTGCGAGCTCCCGGTACTCGCGCACCGGCGTCCTGTGCAGGCCTGGGTCGAGTCCCTGCGGGGCTACGAGCAGGAGCGCTTGGGTCTGACCGAGCTGCACCCAGACGTTTTCTCCGCGACGCCCAG GCTGGATATCCTGCACCAGGTTACCATCTGGCAGAAGAACTTCAAGAGAATT AGCTATGCCAAGACCAAAACCAGGGCCGAGGTGCGGGGCGGTGGCCGGAAGCCCTGGCCACAGAAAGGCAGTGGGCGTGCCAGGCATGGCAGCATCCGCTCCCCAATCTGGCGAGGAG GAGGCATTGCCCATGGCCCCCGGGGCCCCACGAGCTACTACTACATGTTGCCCATGAAAGTGCGGGTGCAGGGCCTCAAGGTGGCGCTGACGGTCAAGCTGGCCCAG GACGACCTGCACATCGTGGACTCCCTGGAGCTGCCGACCGCAGACCCCCAGTACCTGATGGAGCTGGCCCGCTACCGCCGCTGGGGCGACTCCGTTCTCCTCGTGGACTT GGAACACGAGGACATGCCCCAGAACGTTGTGGCAGCTGCCTCTGGGTTGAAGACCTTCAGCCTGGTCCCTGCTATTG gcCTGAACGTGCACAGCATGCTCAAGCACCAGACGCTGGTCCTGACCCTGCCGACCGTCGCCTTGCTGGAGGAGAAGCTGCTCTGGCACGACTCGCGCCACACGCCCCTCTACCCCTTCCGCCTGCCCTACCGCGATTTCCCCTGA
- the MRPL4 gene encoding large ribosomal subunit protein uL4m isoform X1, translated as MLQLVRAGARAWLRPKGCRGLKALAEEAVQPAEKPEPVASAGHRVPVLRRCELPVLAHRRPVQAWVESLRGYEQERLGLTELHPDVFSATPRLDILHQVTIWQKNFKRISYAKTKTRAEVRGGGRKPWPQKGSGRARHGSIRSPIWRGGGIAHGPRGPTSYYYMLPMKVRVQGLKVALTVKLAQDDLHIVDSLELPTADPQYLMELARYRRWGDSVLLVDLEHEDMPQNVVAAASGLKTFSLVPAIGLNVHSMLKHQTLVLTLPTVALLEEKLLWHDSRHTPLYPFRLPYRDFP; from the exons ATGCTGCAGCTAGTCCGGGCAGGGGCGCGGGCCTGGCTTCGGCCCAAGGGCTGCCGG GGCCTAAAGGCGCTGGCAGAAGAGGCAGTGCAGCCGGCGGAGAAACCAGAACCGGTGGCGAGCGCGG GTCATCGGGTGCCCGTGCTGCGCAGGTGCGAGCTCCCGGTACTCGCGCACCGGCGTCCTGTGCAGGCCTGGGTCGAGTCCCTGCGGGGCTACGAGCAGGAGCGCTTGGGTCTGACCGAGCTGCACCCAGACGTTTTCTCCGCGACGCCCAG GCTGGATATCCTGCACCAGGTTACCATCTGGCAGAAGAACTTCAAGAGAATT AGCTATGCCAAGACCAAAACCAGGGCCGAGGTGCGGGGCGGTGGCCGGAAGCCCTGGCCACAGAAAGGCAGTGGGCGTGCCAGGCATGGCAGCATCCGCTCCCCAATCTGGCGAGGAG GAGGCATTGCCCATGGCCCCCGGGGCCCCACGAGCTACTACTACATGTTGCCCATGAAAGTGCGGGTGCAGGGCCTCAAGGTGGCGCTGACGGTCAAGCTGGCCCAG GACGACCTGCACATCGTGGACTCCCTGGAGCTGCCGACCGCAGACCCCCAGTACCTGATGGAGCTGGCCCGCTACCGCCGCTGGGGCGACTCCGTTCTCCTCGTGGACTT GGAACACGAGGACATGCCCCAGAACGTTGTGGCAGCTGCCTCTGGGTTGAAGACCTTCAGCCTGGTCCCTGCTATTG gcCTGAACGTGCACAGCATGCTCAAGCACCAGACGCTGGTCCTGACCCTGCCGACCGTCGCCTTGCTGGAGGAGAAGCTGCTCTGGCACGACTCGCGCCACACGCCCCTCTACCCCTTCCGCCTGCCCTACCGCGATTTCCCCTGA